Proteins encoded by one window of Aspergillus puulaauensis MK2 DNA, chromosome 4, nearly complete sequence:
- a CDS encoding uncharacterized protein (COG:S;~EggNog:ENOG410PREH), whose protein sequence is MATGFEAAGLALATLPLIINQLDSYVRSAEKIRMFRRYRRTLRDYCLRIETQYVILSNHIQQLLCGTVDSQDQVFELIKNPRSNLWKDAVLKAKLERKLGRSHQVFIGNMVRVHDIICDLCEKLNIKAPYNGPVSIALADTNADRLTLFCAKFPRFEIRPKVKFSKILFTAVYEDLLQQIGTANDILKTLIEQAARSKTEPPSVRSDIVMLSTWLQESRTNARGIYDAFMEHVSLECGCHGPHGIYMRVPPIKIEADKLETSQLFRVLFSRIGQTGSGTKWRWHEIEVEAKDPEPSTDITAAGYSGKAVQSIVQSAAPSSTVTTVVSAKLERPLPRTCSETPITYMCSSLSHIDGLGGQKRIGYLVGTSVQTHYQMRAAMLPYEHCFNSLQQALPRTTRRDRLRLAARIACAVIQFHDSWLKHGWSISEINISSSPPESQPSRDDGLLHYAKPLSARKPEADSDSSDRESPYPKNLNRTLFPLGVALIELSLGESVDTLQVAEDDDADVIQAKFNTASRLLNKVYSESGSRYGDATNRCLFWPILEGSPFECRGLEARVAETVVQPLLQDLLYFEGYQGI, encoded by the coding sequence ATGGCAACCGGGTTTGAAGCGGCAGGCCTGGCCCTTGCCACCCTTCCACTTATCATCAACCAGCTTGACAGCTATGTCAGAAGCGCCGAAAAGATCCGCATGTTCCGAAGGTACCGCCGTACGCTGCGGGATTACTGTTTGAGGATTGAGACGCAATACGTGATCCTCTCAAATCACATCCAACAGCTGCTCTGTGGTACAGTCGATAGCCAGGACCAGGTCTTTGAGCTGATAAAGAACCCTCGGAGTAACTTGTGGAAAGATGCCGTCTTGAAAGCAAAGCTTGAACGGAAACTCGGCCGCAGTCACCAGGTATTCATTGGGAATATGGTCCGGGTTCACGACATAATATGCGACCTCTGCGAGAAGCTTAATATCAAAGCCCCTTATAATGGACCAGTAAGCATTGCCCTAGCAGACACCAACGCTGACCGTCTGACCTTATTTTGTGCCAAGTTCCCTAGGTTTGAAATACGACCGAAGGTCAAGTTCAGCAAGATTCTGTTTACCGCGGTATATGAAGATCTACTGCAGCAGATAGGCACCGCGAATGATATCCTGAAAACGCTGATCGAGCAAGCCGCACGAAGCAAAACGGAGCCACCTTCGGTGCGATCTGACATTGTGATGCTGTCCACATGGCTCCAGGAGTCACGCACAAATGCCAGGGGAATCTACGACGCATTTATGGAGCACGTCTCCCTGGAGTGCGGCTGCCACGGACCCCACGGCATCTACATGAGGGTGCCGCCGATTAAAATCGAGGCAGATAAATTGGAAACGAGCCAGCTATTCCGTGTACTCTTCAGTCGTATCGGCCAGACAGGAAGCGGGACTAAATGGCGTTGGCACGAGATCGAGGTTGAAGCCAAAGATCCTGAACCAAGCACAGACATTACCGCAGCTGGGTACAGTGGAAAGGCTGTGCAGTCGATAGTTCAGTCTGCGGCGCCGAGTAGCACCGTGACTACCGTTGTGAGTGCTAAACTGGAGAGGCCTCTCCCCCGAACATGCTCTGAGACGCCAATCACATATATGTGCTCCTCTCTTTCGCACATTGATGGACTCGGTGGCCAGAAGCGCATTGGCTACCTGGTGGGAACGAGCGTTCAGACCCACTATCAGATGCGTGCAGCTATGCTGCCATATGAGCATTGCTTCAATTCGCTACAGCAAGCCCTTCCTCGGACAACTCGCAGAGATAGGCTTCGATTAGCAGCCAGGATAGCATGCGCCGTCATCCAGTTCCATGACAGCTGGTTAAAACATGGTTGGAGCATATCCGAAATAAACATCTCGTCTAGCCCGCCTGAGTCACAGCCATCGCGCGACGACGGGCTGTTGCACTACGCAAAGCCCCTTAGCGCGCGGAAACCCGAAGCAGATTCAGATTCCAGTGATAGAGAGTCTCCCTACCCAAAGAACTTGAATCGCACGCTCTTTCCACTTGGGGTTGCGTTGATTGAGTTGTCACTAGGGGAGTCAGTCGACACCTTGCAGGTAGCGGAGGATGACGACGCGGATGTGATCCAGGCCAAGTTCAACACTGCATCTCGGTTATTGAATAAGGTTTACAGTGAGAGTGGCTCACGGTACGGGGATGCCACTAATCGGTGTCTATTCTGGCCAATATTGGAGGGCTCACCGTTTGAATGCCGTGGGTTAGAAGCCCGTGTGGCAGAAACCGTCGTTCAACCGTTGCTTCAGGACTTATTGTACTTTGAGGGTTACCAGGGCATTTAG
- a CDS encoding uncharacterized protein (COG:G;~EggNog:ENOG410QDJA;~InterPro:IPR020846,IPR011701,IPR036259;~PFAM:PF07690;~TransMembrane:11 (i45-64o84-106i118-136o142-163i175-193o205-224i308-331o337-354i366-385o397-418i430-453o);~go_function: GO:0022857 - transmembrane transporter activity [Evidence IEA];~go_process: GO:0055085 - transmembrane transport [Evidence IEA]) has product MAPSEKEGIEQGGTAVHAEDIMKESTNYTLPPEESKSLLRKIDRCLLPVMAVSYFFQFLDKMALTSTAILGIREDLNLTGGQYSWAGGIYYIGYLIASYPAGALMVRWKVGKTIATSVLVWGGILMFTALSFNGAGLLATRFMLGVAEAVIAPGLTIVISMWYKREEQPLRHAAWFMGNTFAGIFGSLIQYGIGHIQTIAPWKAVFLILGAITVSWSVGVFFLLPDTPMDAWFLSQTDRSKAVARVNENLTGIKSNEFKWAQCFEALRDPKTWFIFCIQMASNIPNGGVTTFSAIVIKGLGFSTFNTLLLNSVSYILQLIMVLLCTIGSTYLPNTRTYFMAFNYAVALVGAAMVRELPESQKWARFAGTCLLTGYSASFPLKMALMSGNFAGFTKKTTVYAISFIGYCAGNIIGPQLFFAHEAPTYTSAFLAMMICPSIGIVLALAFRVYLIWINRCRDKAAGGSGPVDTTDLQTGIALNLMDKTDLEMPQFRYVY; this is encoded by the exons ATGGCACCATCTGAGAAGGAAGGGATCGAGCAGGGTGGGACGGCTGTCCACGCGGAAGACATTATGAAGGAGAGCACCAACTACACTCTCCCGCCGGAGGAGAGCAAGTCTCTTCTTCGAAAGATAGACAGATG TCTTCTACCCGTCATGGCCGTATCATACTTCTTCCAATTCCTAGACAAGATGGCTCTTACTTCCACGGCCATTCTCGGAATCCGCGAAGACCTCAACCTTACAGGAGGACAGTATTCTTGGGCTGGCGGAATCTACTATATCGGATACCTCATCGCATCGTACCCAGCCGGTGCGCTGATGGTACGTTGGAAAGTCGGCAAGACAATTGCGACCTCGGT GCTCGTCTGGGGCGGGATCCTTATGTTCACGGCCTTGTCCTTTAACGGCGCAGGTCTACTGGCGACCCGTTTCATGCTCGGAGTTGCAGAAGCTGTGATTGCCCCAGGTCTGACTATTGTCATTTCCATGTGGTATAAACGCGAGGAGCAGCCCCTTCGCCACGCTGCTTGGTTCATGGGGAACACTTTTGCTGGCATTTTCGGTAGCCTCATCCAATACGGCATTGGGCACATACAAACAATTGCACCCTGGAAG GCCGTCTTCTTAATTCTCGGCGCAATCACTGTCTCGTGGTCTGTTGgtgttttcttccttctgccAGACACCCCCATGGACGCCTGGTTTCTGAGCCAGACAGACCGCAGCAAAGCAGTCGCACGGGTGAACGAGAACTTGACCGGTATTAAGAGCAACGAATTCAAATGGGCGCAGTGCTTCGAAGCACTGAGGGACCCAAAGACATGGTTTATCTTCTGTATCCAAATGGCCTCTAACATTCCCAACGGCGGCGTCACTACT TTCAGTGCAATTGTCATTAAAGGGCTCGGGTTCAGCACGTTCAATACCCTGCTCCTGAACTCCGTCAGCTatatcctgcagctgatCATGGTTTTACTGTGCACAATAGGCAGCACCTATCTCCCCAACACACGGACCTACTTCATGGCGTTTAACTACGCAGTCGCCCTGGTTGGAGCTGCCATGGTGCGCGAGCTTCCAGAGTCACAGAAATGGGCCCGATTTGCCGGCACATGTCTACTGACGGGATACTCCGCGAGCTTTCCACTGAAGATGGCTCTGATGTCTGGGAACTTTGCAGGCTTTACAAAGAAGACTACTGTATACGCTATC AGCTTCATAGGCTACTGCGCCGGCAACATCATTGGACCGCAGCTATTCTTTGCCCATGAAGCGCCAACGTACACCTCAGCATTTCTCGCCATGATGATATGTCCGTCTATCGGAATTGTCCTCGCCCTTGCCTTCCGAGTATACCTCATCTGGATCAACCGGTGCCGCGATAAGGCTGCTGGGGGTTCAGGTCCGGTGGATACTACTGATCTCCAGACGGGGATTGCTCTGAATCTTATGGATAAGACGGATTTGGAGATGCCTCAGTTTAGATATGTTTATTAG
- a CDS encoding M20 family metallopeptidase (COG:E;~EggNog:ENOG410PJ40;~InterPro:IPR017144,IPR002933,IPR011650,IPR017439, IPR036264;~MEROPS:MER0014418;~PFAM:PF01546,PF07687;~go_function: GO:0016787 - hydrolase activity [Evidence IEA]), with amino-acid sequence MAGQSEWADIIAKGIDEKHDEINSLNHKIHSAPELAYKEFQAHDNFVSLLKSLDFNVTPHAYGVETAFSADFGSGGRLLVFNAEYDALPNIGHACGHNLIASTSLAGFLGVVAALKASGAPGRVRLLGTPAEEGGGGKLHLIDNGAYKDAAACLMTHPGPQYLLKDGVTGVAAVKMLANVKWRVVYTGRTAHAAMEPWNGANALDAVCLAYNAVSMLRQQIRPYQRIHGVFREAGDRPNIIPDRSVAEYYVRSDTLVSAERLWERVKKCFEGASHATGCEVVFEPLNTYADLRSSVPICKAFVDAMPAGSVALDEPSDFLAGSTDMGNVTYECPGFHGAFGINTVQGQGNHTRGFAGASALDSSFKTAMDWGKGIGVVGWRILTDDAFNEEVRKVWVEDMKAAKQ; translated from the exons atgGCTGGTCAATCAGAATGGGCCGACATCATCGCGAAGGGCATCGACGAGAAACACGACGAGATAAACTCATTAAACCACAAG ATCCATTCCGCCCCAGAACTCGCCTACAAAGAGTTCCAAGCACACGATAACTTCGTCTCGCTACTCAAGTCCCTCGACTTCAACGTCACGCCCCACGCATACGGCGTCGAGACCGCATTCTCAGCCGATTTCGGGTCTGGCGGGCGTCTCCTCGTGTTTAATGCTGAATACGACGCCCTCCCCAATATCGGACATGCATGCGGCCACAACTTAATTGCAAGCACCAGTCTTGCGGGATTCCTCGGTGTAGTCGCCGCATTGAAAGCCTCCGGCGCGCCAGGACGCGTTCGTTTACTGGGCACGCCAGCAGAAGAGGGAGGTGGCGGGAAACTCCATCTGATCGATAACGGGGCGTACAAGGACGCAGCGGCGTGTCTGATGACGCATCCGGGGCCTCAATACCTTTTGAAAGACGGCGTGACTGGTGTCGCAGCTGTGAAGATGTTGGCTAATGTCAAGTGGCGAGTTGTCTACACTGGTCGCACTGCGCACGCTGCTATGGAGCCGTGGAACGGTGCGAATGCGCTCGACGCAGTATGCCTTGCGTATAACGCGGTCTCGATGCTGCGGCAGCAAATCCGCCCGTATCAGCGTATCCACGGGGTGTTTCGCGAGGCTGGGGACCGTCCTAATATTATTCCTGACAGGAGTGTTGCTGAGTATTATG TTCGAAGCGACACCCTTGTATCTGCCGAGCGTCTGTGGGAGCGCGTGAAGAAGTGTTTCGAGGGTGCATCGCATGCAACGGGCTGCGAGGTTGTGTTTGAGCCGCTCAACACGTATGCTGATCTACGATCATCTGTGCCCATTTGCAAGGCCTTTGTTGATGCCATGCCAGCGGGGAGTGTTGCGCTGGATGAGCCTTCTGACTTCCTGGCTGGGTCGACTGATATGGGCAATGTGACGTACGAATGCCCTGGGTTCCATGGTGCCTTTGGGATCAACACGGTGCAGGGCCAGGGGAACCACACCCGAGGGTTTGCGGGTGCTTCTGCGTTGGATAGCTCCTTTAAGACGGCCATGGACTGGGGTAAAGGGATCGGAGTAGTTGGATGGAGGATACTCACCGACGACGCGTTTAACGAGGAGGTCAGGAAGGTTTGGGTAGAGGACATGAAGGCTGCTAAACAATAA
- a CDS encoding peroxidase family protein (COG:S;~EggNog:ENOG410PMZV;~InterPro:IPR036851,IPR000028;~PFAM:PF01328;~SECRETED:SignalP(1-17);~go_function: GO:0004601 - peroxidase activity [Evidence IEA]) — protein MKLAFILETAFFGLAAASCPFGHGNHKYQKARPEDSRSPCPGLNVLANHGWLPRSGKNIDLATVRSAVAGAYNYAPTTFDEAFQMALDVNLSTTGNSSTFHLADLRKHNAAEFDGSLSRNDAYFGDNLHFSPAVWETVAERLNLYDAGDCEKDKYVTVETAARARAARVEDAMRANPDFTNSKLAMEGSPGTTSLYLTTLWDYEADGAPKAWVRAFFEDERIPYIEGYRRPNTPRNFTHIGDMNSRVLAVDG, from the exons ATGAAGCTCGCATTCATTCTCGAAACAGCCTTCTTCGGCCTTGCTGCCGCATCCTGTCCCTTTGGGCATGGAAACCACAAGTACCAGAAAGCTCGACCAGAAGACA GCCGCTCTCCCTGTCCCGGTCTAAACGTTTTAGCAAACCACGGCTGGCTCCCCCGCTCAGGCAAAAACATCGACCTCGCAACAGTCCGCAGCGCAGTCGCAGGCGCCTACAACTACGCCCCGACAACATTCGACGAAGCCTTCCAGATGGCGCTGGACGTCAACCTCTCAACAACCGGAAACAGCTCAACATTCCACCTGGCCGATCTGCGCAAGCACAACGCAGCAGAGTTCGACGGGTCCCTGTCTCGCAACGACGCCTACTTCGGGGATAATCTCCACTTCAGCCCGGCCGTCTGGGAGACTGTCGCTGAACGGCTGAATCTGTATGACGCGGGCGATTGCGAGAAGGATAAATACGTCACAGTCGAGACAGCAGCCAGAGCCCGTGCTGCACGCGTTGAAGATGCGATGCGCGCAAACCCGGACTTCACCAACTCCAAGCTTGCGATGGAGGGAAGTCCCGGGACGACTTCGCTGTATTTGACTACGCTGTGGGATTATGAGGCGGATGGCGCGCCTAAGGCGTGGGTTAGGGCTTTCTTTG AGGACGAGCGCATTCCGTATATTGAAGGGTACCGCAGACCTAATACGCCGAGGAATTTTACCCACATTGGGGATATGAATTCTAGGGTTCTGGCTGTTGATGGTTAA
- a CDS encoding Zn(II)2Cys6 transcription factor (COG:S;~EggNog:ENOG410PPWQ;~InterPro:IPR036864,IPR001138;~PFAM:PF00172;~go_function: GO:0000981 - DNA-binding transcription factor activity, RNA polymerase II-specific [Evidence IEA];~go_function: GO:0008270 - zinc ion binding [Evidence IEA];~go_process: GO:0006355 - regulation of transcription, DNA-templated [Evidence IEA]): MPSRRPHTKSRTGCNRCKEKRIKCDEAQPVCSACARYNVPCVPKPRPSRAKPARAAQSSSSQPLISPAPPIPTPESRSTITIWEFGLLHHWILHVADSFNVSPGFCDAWRNHAIKDAVQHDFFLHMILMLSCLHLALTKSPSFTESHRAFILEGCSVATTRFRIEAGNISDSNCQAVQAFPFLLSIYALALGQLDREDKSEEAVLDEMIHILILIKGNSLIRDTTNPWMQLRGLDAWMDEKDILLHDPTELQYDLDLSRALGDLQPWIDSSDDEPTVKGSNTKAVELFKGALDFHLKLNIRPLAWPNVIQNDYLDLLRQRNPMAMVILAHYAVILGQCSSQWWCSNWGVQLVSVIASILPQKYAEAIAYPLRMLNLNPADTTR; this comes from the coding sequence ATGCCGTCGCGACGCCCCCATACAAAATCGCGGACTGGATGTAATAGATGCAAAGAAAAACGCatcaaatgcgacgaggcCCAACCAGTCTGTAGCGCCTGTGCCAGGTACAACGTGCCTTGTGTTCCGAAGCCGCGACCTTCCAGGGCCAAACCTGCCAGGGCAGCACAGTCGTCTAGCAGCCAGCCATTAATATCGCCTGCACCGCCTATACCGACACCAGAGTCCAGGTCTACGATCACAATCTGGGAATTCGGTCTGCTCCATCACTGGATCCTCCACGTAGCGGACTCGTTCAACGTCAGCCCCGGGTTCTGCGATGCCTGGCGCAACCATGCCATTAAAGACGCCGTCCAGCACGACTTCTTCCTGCACATGATCCTGATGCTGTCCTGCCTGCATCTAGCCCTAACCAAGTCGCCGTCATTCACTGAATCCCACCGCGCCTTTATTCTAGAAGGCTGCTCGGTCGCAACGACGCGCTTCCGCATCGAAGCAGGGAATATCAGTGACTCAAACTGCCAGGCTGTCCAAgccttccctttcctcctctccatctacgCACTCGCGCTGGGGCAACTAGATCGTGAGGATAAAAGCGAAGAGGCGGTCCTGGATGAGATGATCCATATCTTGATCCTCATCAAAGGCAACTCTCTCATCCGCGACACGACCAATCCCTGGATGCAACTGCGCGGACTCGATGCCTGGATGGACGAAAAagacatcctcctccacgaccCGACTGAGCTACAATACGATCTTGATCTCTCGCGCGCACTCGGCGATTTACAGCCATGGATAGACTCCTCCGATGACGAGCCGACCGTTAAAGGAAGCAATACGAAGGCCGTTGAGCTGTTCAAGGGCGCCCTTGACTTCCATCTCAAATTGAATATCCGGCCGCTTGCATGGCCGAATGTCATTCAGAATGATTATCTGGATTTGCTCAGACAGCGGAACCCCATGGCGATGGTTATCCTGGCCCACTACGCTGTGATCCTGGGGCAGTGCAGCTCGCAGTGGTGGTGTTCTAACTGGGGAGTGCAGCTGGTGTCTGTTATTGCATCCATCCTGCCGCAGAAGTACGCAGAGGCCATTGCCTATCCGCTTCGTATGTTGAATTTAAATCCTGCGGATACGACGCGATGA
- a CDS encoding MFS transporter (COG:G;~EggNog:ENOG410Q1FC;~InterPro:IPR020846,IPR011701,IPR036259;~PFAM:PF07690;~SMCOG1106:major facilitator transporter;~TransMembrane:12 (i110-130o150-167i179-196o202-224i236-263o269-287i343-362o382-401i422-441o447-468i480-504o516-535i);~antiSMASH:Cluster_4.9;~go_function: GO:0022857 - transmembrane transporter activity [Evidence IEA];~go_process: GO:0055085 - transmembrane transport [Evidence IEA]) → MHSPADRYSDLSAIETATPTHEDTEYAAIRPSRPTRVRSNVELSRIETLRVTQQGTVGSRRPPEPPEKWLPFGGGKSHPPLLPDPDMYVVEFDGEHDPMHPHNWPTRTKIMLSVILAYVTFVSSFASAIYSATVGTTSEEFGVSTEVTTLGVTLYVLGFAAGPTFWAPASELSGRRWPITAGVFGYSIFTIGTATAKDLQTIMITRFFAGLFAAAPLAIVPAAFADIYNNRTRGVAIAMFAMAVFVGPFASPFVGGFITMSYLGWRWTMYISAIMGFLGSALLLLFFKETYAPIVLLEKAAILRRQTHNWGIHAKQAEVEIDFNEIITVNFSRPFRMLFTEPIVFLVTLYMSFIYGLMYALLSAYPIVFQQIHGMNLGVGSLPFIGLIIGEILAGVYTLLTQPSYTKKLAANNNVPIPEWRLPHAIVGGVAFTIGLFWFGWTGFTGSIHWMAPTASGIFTGFGIYCIFLQCFNYLIDSYLQFAASVFAANTILRSAVGAGFPLFSRQMLQNLGVQWAGTLLGCLAAIMIPIPLGFMKFGPALRRKSKFAPDPSVYTEKGD, encoded by the exons atGCATTCTCCAGCCGATCGATATAGCGACCTTTCTGCCATTGAAACTGCCACTCCCACCCACGAGGACACCGAGTATGCTGCCATCCGCCCTTCACGGCCCACCCGCGTGCGCAGTAATGTTGAGCTATCTCGTATCGAGACTCTGCGAGTGACGCAGCAGGGGACTGTTGGGTCAAGACGGCCTCCTGAACCTCCTGAGAAATGGCTCCCATTCGGTGGGGGCAAGTCTCATCCTCCGCTGCTGCCGGACCCTGATATGTATGTCGTCGAGTTCGACGGCGAGCACGATCCAATGCATCCGCACAACTGGCCGACGCGGACAAA GATAATGTTGTCCGTGATCCTCGCCTACGTTACCTTTgtctcctccttcgccagcGCAATCTACTCCGCTACCGTCGGCACAACCAGCGAGGAATTCGGGGTGAGCACTGAAGTTACAACCCTGGGAGTGACTCTATATGTTTTGGGATTCGCAGCCGGGCCGACCTTCTGGGCCCCTGCATCCGAGCTCTCCGGGCGCCGCTGGCCCATTACAGCCGGCGTCTTCGGATATAGCATTTTCACCATCGGCACCGCCACAGCCAAAGACCTTCAGACTATCATGATAACGCGCTTCTTTGCTGGTCTGTTTGCAGCAGCCCCGCTGGCGATCGTCCCCGCGGCGTTTGCAGATATCTACAATAACCGAACACGCGGCGTTGCGATCGCGATGTTTGCCATGGCGGTGTTTGTTGGGCCGTTTGCGTCTCCGTTTGTCGGTGGGTTCATAACAATGAGCTACctgggctggcgctggacgATGTATATTTCTGCTATTATGGGCTTCTTAGGTTCAGCGCTTCTTCTATTGTTTTTCAAGGAGACCTACGCGCCAATTGTTCTGCTTGAAAAGGCAGCGATCCTGCGTCGGCAGACTCACAACTGGGGAATCCATGCGAAGCAAGCAGAAGTTGAGATTGATTTCAACGAGATCATTACCGTCAACTTCAGTAGGCCGTTTCGGATGTTGTTTACAGAGCCGATTGTGTTCTTGGTGACCTTATACATGAGCTTTATCTACGGACTGATGTATGCGCTGTTATCAGCGTACCCGATTGTCTTCCAGCAAATCCATGGGATGAACCTAGGTGTTGGTAGTTTACCCTTCATCGGCCTTATTATCGGCGAGATCCTGGCTGGAGTCTATACGTTGCTCACGCAGCCATCGTATACGAAGAAGCTGGCTGCGAATAACAACGTGCCTATTCCGGAGTGGCGGCTGCCCCATGCTATCGTGGGCGGTGTTGCATTTACAATTGGGCTGTTTTG GTTTGGCTGGACAGGCTTCACGGGGAGTATACACTGGATGGCACCGACAGCATCGGGTATCTTCACCGGCTTCGGTATCTACTGTATCTTCTTGCAGTGCTTCAACTACCTCATCGACTCCTACCTGCAATT TGCGGCGTCCGTCTTTGCAGCTAATACGATCCTCCGATCTGCAGTTGGCGCAGGCTTCCCCCTCTTCTCACGCCAGATGCTCCAAAATCTCGGCGTACAATGGGCTGGAACGCTATTAGGCTGTTTGGCTGCAATCATGATCCCCATTCCGCTGGGCTTCATGAAGTTTGGGCCTGCGCTGCGTCGGAAAAGTAAATTTGCACCGGATCCATCGGTGTATACTGAGAAGGGGGATTAA
- a CDS encoding flavin reductase family protein (COG:S;~EggNog:ENOG410PHJP;~InterPro:IPR012349,IPR002563;~PFAM:PF01613;~antiSMASH:Cluster_4.9;~go_function: GO:0010181 - FMN binding [Evidence IEA]): MTKNQQIEAPDQEAQIQRNTHTDFAAVEKSRPPFNHDARVQFTKTPNPTWRAGDGASDEDWKNHKSITIDPYEEGRGPWLNYKLLISATVPRPIALASTVSADGKTANLAPFSFWQCASTDPPMYSLSFTSRSVNDTLTNLLATKEICISTTPEWVVEAANFASVNSPRHVSEWPLSGLTPKKSDLVKPAHVAESPYSVECKLHSVQDFFSKKDPSLRTSTLVVVEVIRFHIWDDAVGKDRATADIQKLRPVFRAGGITYGACPNAFELPRPVAFRELREDGHIKNLI, translated from the exons ATGACGAAGAATCAACAAATAGAGGCCCCCGATCAAGAGGCCCAAATCCAGCGTAACACGCATACCGACTTTGCAGCTGTTGAGAAAAGTCGCCCACCGTTCAACCACGATGCGCGCGTACAGTTTACCAAGACGCCGAATCCAACCTGGCGGGCAGGCGACGGCGCATCAGACGAGGACTGGAAGAACCACAAGTCCATCACGATCGACCCGTATGAGGAAGGGCGAGGTCCATGGCTGAACTATAAGCTCCTGATTTCAGCGACAGTCCCGCGCCCGATCGCGTTGGCGAGTACAGTGTCGGCGGATGGAAAGACGGCGAATCTGGCCCCGTTTTCGTTCTGGCAGTGTGCTTCTACGGAT CCACCCATGTATTCACTCTCGTTTACGTCGAGGTCGGTGAACGATACGCTCACGAATCTTCTGGCCACGAAGGAGATTTGTATCTCCACTACGCCCGAGTGGGTTGTTGAAGCTGCCAATTTTGCATCGGTCAATTCGCCCAGACATGTCTCTGAGTGGCCTCTTTCAGGGCTTACTCCCAAGAAGAGTGATCTTGTTAAACCGGCGCATGTGGCCGAGTCGCCGTATTCCGTCGAGTGTAAGCTGCACTCGGTGCAGGACTTCTTCAGCAAGAAGGATCCGTCTCTACGGACATCTACCCTGGTCGTTGTTGAGGTCATCCGGTTCCATATTTGGGACGACGCCGTGGGCAAGGACCGCGCGACGGCTGATATTCAGAAATTGAGGCCGGTGTTTAGGGCTGGGGGGATCACGTACGGGGCCTGTCCGAATGCATTCGAGTTGCCCCGGCCAGTGGCTTTTCGAGAGCTGCGAGAGGATGGGCATATTAAGAATTTGATATAG
- a CDS encoding uncharacterized protein (COG:S;~EggNog:ENOG410PRRJ;~SECRETED:SignalP(1-18);~antiSMASH:Cluster_4.9): protein MKSFAALSSLLLVAFANAQEIQSKPFNLVLSSADKDLNGQKLSACHSGAAIESLCLAGDNGSQFFLNTTKGAQSPIDGLEPSSTLIWKLPVGNLPEPVPEPMSFYVDPSSNVALPMFQPGYDQQQVMFDEKSQMGIYTYLDDTVTPPTAQNVTILKNWYVCQTYYTGYTYETLAWALGNESAKPQNPSCVKVQVQRKNL, encoded by the exons ATGAAGTCCTTCGCTGCCCTATCCTCTTTGCTCCTGGTCGCATTCGCCAATGCGCAGGAGATCCAGTCGAAACCCTTCAACTTGGTCCTTTCGTCCGCCGACAAGGATCTCAATGGCCAGAAGCTTTCTGCCTGCCACTCCGGTGCTGCCATTGAATCACTCTGTCTGGCCGGCGACAACGGCTCGCAGTTCTTTTTGAACACCACGAAAGGCGCCCAGTCTCCTATCGACGGACTCGAGCCTTCTAGCACTCTTATCTGGAAACTGCCCGTCGGTAACC TACCAGAGCCTGTGCCTGAGCCCATGAGTTTCTACGTGGACCCCTCCAGCAACGTCGCCTTGCCCATGTTTCAGCCGGGCTATGACCAGCAGCAGGTCATGTTCGACGAGAAAAGCCAGATGGGCATTTACACCTATCTTGATGATACCGTCACCCCGCCCACTGCCCAGAACGTCACGATCCTGAAGAACTGGTACGTTTGCCAGACGTACTACACTGGGTATACCTACGAGACCCTGGCTTGGGCTCTGGGTAATGAGTCTGCCAAACCCCAGAACCCAAGCTGTGTCAAGGTCCAGGTTCAACGCAAGAATCTCTAG